Proteins co-encoded in one Alphaproteobacteria bacterium PA2 genomic window:
- a CDS encoding fatty acid--CoA ligase, whose product MTEPAPTWPVMTIAQAHAALTAPGSRFEMEERLIRGVLTRTWKHAPPTLRDIFLNGQTFPDREFLVYEDDRATYAAYGKATLKLAHQLLADGVKKGDRIAVIMRNLPEWPVAFWAGILVGAIVTPLNAWWTGPELEYGLADSGTKIAIVDDERLERITESLDALPALEKVYVARFAGAPLHERAHLLEGVIGKVNDWDKLPALPLPQVELDPEDDATILYTSGTTGRPKGALGTHRNMTSNVMAGGISAARNFLRAGQPLPESDPHKLPPRVGLLVVPMFHATGLSANMGPTMNAGGKIVIMRRWEPEQAMQLIEREKVSSTGGVPTIAWQLIEHPAREKYDLSSLVAVAYGGAPSAPELVRKIVEVFPASQPGNGWGMTETTATFTGHSGKDYEARPESAGPAAPVGEMQIRDPADGKTVLPMDAVGELWVKGPQVVKLYWNKPEATAETFQDGWLRTGDLARIDEEGFLFIIDRAKDMLIRGGENIYCVEVENVLYEHPAVMDAALVGIPHKTLGEEPAAVVHLKPDSQATEAELRDWVRTRLAAFKVPVEVRFWPETLPRNANGKILKTELKKVFEARG is encoded by the coding sequence ATGACTGAACCCGCTCCGACCTGGCCCGTCATGACCATCGCCCAGGCCCACGCCGCCCTTACGGCCCCTGGCTCCCGGTTCGAGATGGAGGAAAGGCTGATCCGCGGGGTCCTCACCCGGACCTGGAAACACGCGCCGCCGACCCTGAGGGACATCTTCCTCAACGGCCAGACCTTCCCCGACCGGGAATTCCTGGTCTACGAGGACGACCGCGCCACCTACGCCGCCTATGGCAAGGCGACCCTGAAGCTGGCCCATCAACTGCTGGCCGACGGGGTGAAGAAGGGCGACCGTATCGCCGTCATCATGCGCAATCTGCCTGAGTGGCCCGTGGCCTTCTGGGCGGGCATTCTGGTGGGCGCCATTGTCACCCCCCTGAACGCCTGGTGGACCGGGCCGGAACTGGAATACGGCCTGGCCGATTCCGGGACCAAGATCGCCATCGTCGATGACGAGCGCCTGGAGCGGATCACCGAGTCCCTCGACGCCCTGCCTGCCCTGGAAAAGGTCTATGTGGCCAGGTTCGCCGGCGCGCCCCTGCACGAGCGGGCCCACCTGCTGGAGGGCGTGATCGGCAAGGTCAATGACTGGGACAAGTTGCCCGCCCTTCCCCTGCCGCAGGTCGAGCTGGACCCTGAGGACGACGCCACAATCCTCTACACCTCCGGCACCACCGGAAGGCCCAAGGGCGCCCTGGGCACCCATCGCAATATGACCTCCAACGTCATGGCCGGCGGCATCAGCGCAGCCAGGAACTTCCTGCGGGCCGGCCAGCCCCTGCCGGAAAGCGATCCCCACAAGCTGCCACCAAGGGTCGGCCTGCTGGTGGTGCCCATGTTCCACGCCACCGGCCTGTCAGCAAATATGGGTCCGACCATGAACGCCGGCGGCAAGATCGTCATCATGCGTCGCTGGGAGCCGGAACAGGCCATGCAGCTGATCGAGCGCGAAAAGGTAAGCTCCACCGGCGGGGTTCCCACCATTGCCTGGCAGCTGATCGAACACCCTGCCCGGGAGAAGTACGACCTGTCCTCCCTGGTGGCCGTGGCCTATGGCGGCGCGCCGTCGGCCCCGGAACTGGTGCGCAAGATCGTCGAGGTCTTCCCGGCGTCGCAGCCCGGAAATGGCTGGGGCATGACCGAGACCACCGCCACCTTCACCGGTCATTCCGGCAAGGACTATGAAGCCCGTCCGGAAAGCGCGGGCCCCGCTGCGCCCGTGGGCGAGATGCAGATCCGTGATCCTGCCGACGGGAAAACGGTCCTGCCGATGGACGCCGTGGGTGAGCTCTGGGTCAAGGGACCCCAGGTGGTGAAGCTCTACTGGAACAAACCCGAGGCCACGGCCGAGACCTTCCAGGACGGCTGGCTGCGTACGGGCGACCTGGCCCGCATTGATGAGGAAGGCTTCCTCTTCATCATCGACCGGGCCAAGGACATGCTGATCCGCGGTGGCGAAAACATCTACTGCGTCGAGGTCGAGAACGTGCTTTACGAGCACCCTGCGGTGATGGACGCGGCCCTGGTCGGCATTCCGCACAAGACGCTTGGTGAAGAACCGGCGGCGGTCGTGCATCTGAAGCCCGATAGCCAGGCCACCGAGGCCGAGCTTAGGGACTGGGTTCGCACCCGCCTTGCGGCGTTCAAGGTTCCGGTTGAGGTCCGCTTCTGGCCCGAGACCCTGCCGCGAAACGCCAACGGCAAGATCCTCAAGACGGAATTGAAAAAGGTTTTTGAGGCGCGTGGATGA
- a CDS encoding acyl-CoA dehydrogenase, translating into MAWDFETDPEFQKKLDWIEDFMRDEVEPLSHLGMAAHGPLGREKFIKPLQQKVKDQGLWACHLGPELGGQGYGQLKLGLMNEKLGRNGLAPTIFGCQAPDTGNAEIIAHYGTDKQKEQYLWPLLNGDIRSAFSMSEPTGGSDPLTFKTRAVLDGNEWVINGEKWYSTNAKWAKVLVVYAITDPDAKDPYRRTSIFLVPTDTPGVRIIRNVAVGGGGEIGGGNEGYVEYKDVRVPYDALLGERGAAFVIAQVRLGGGRVHHAMRTVGACKHALDLMCQRAVSRNTRDGKLSDLQMVQADIADSWIALESFRLLVLRTAWLIDKHKDYNMVRKDIAAIKVMMPKVYGDIATKAAHLHGALGVSNEMPFMHMVTSSLVMGIADGPTEVHKVTLAKQVLKDYRPDNDLFPAYHIPKLREAAHEKFADELAEMKAEYAKSRGDKVGP; encoded by the coding sequence ATGGCGTGGGATTTTGAGACCGATCCGGAATTCCAGAAGAAGCTGGACTGGATTGAGGATTTCATGCGCGACGAGGTCGAACCTCTCAGCCATCTGGGCATGGCGGCGCACGGACCCCTGGGCCGTGAAAAGTTCATCAAACCCCTGCAGCAGAAGGTCAAGGATCAGGGCCTGTGGGCCTGCCATCTGGGCCCCGAACTGGGCGGCCAGGGCTATGGCCAGCTGAAACTGGGCCTGATGAACGAAAAGCTTGGGCGCAACGGCCTGGCCCCCACCATCTTCGGCTGTCAGGCGCCGGACACCGGAAACGCCGAGATCATCGCCCATTACGGCACCGACAAGCAGAAGGAGCAGTACCTCTGGCCCCTGCTGAACGGCGATATCCGTTCGGCCTTCTCCATGTCCGAACCGACCGGCGGATCCGATCCCCTGACCTTCAAGACCCGCGCCGTGCTGGATGGCAATGAGTGGGTCATCAATGGCGAGAAGTGGTACTCGACCAACGCCAAGTGGGCCAAGGTGCTGGTGGTCTATGCCATCACCGATCCCGATGCGAAGGACCCCTATCGCCGCACCTCGATCTTCCTGGTGCCCACCGACACCCCCGGCGTGCGGATCATCCGCAATGTGGCGGTTGGCGGCGGCGGCGAGATCGGCGGCGGCAATGAAGGCTATGTGGAATACAAGGACGTCCGCGTTCCCTATGACGCCCTGCTGGGCGAGCGTGGCGCAGCCTTCGTCATCGCCCAGGTCCGCCTTGGCGGCGGTCGGGTCCACCACGCCATGCGGACGGTCGGCGCCTGCAAGCACGCCCTGGACCTGATGTGCCAGCGCGCTGTCTCCCGCAATACCCGGGACGGCAAGCTGTCTGATCTGCAGATGGTCCAGGCCGACATCGCCGACAGCTGGATCGCCCTGGAAAGCTTCCGCCTTCTGGTGCTGCGCACAGCCTGGCTGATCGACAAGCACAAGGACTACAACATGGTCCGCAAGGACATCGCCGCCATCAAGGTGATGATGCCCAAGGTCTATGGGGACATCGCCACCAAGGCCGCCCACCTGCACGGCGCCCTGGGCGTCTCCAACGAAATGCCCTTCATGCACATGGTGACCAGCTCACTGGTCATGGGCATAGCCGACGGTCCGACCGAAGTGCACAAGGTCACCCTGGCCAAGCAGGTCCTCAAGGATTATCGGCCCGACAATGACCTCTTCCCGGCCTACCACATCCCGAAGCTGCGTGAGGCCGCCCACGAAAAGTTCGCGGACGAACTGGCCGAGATGAAGGCCGAGTACGCGAAATCCAGGGGTGACAAGGTCGGCCCATAA
- a CDS encoding serine hydrolase: protein MSKAETLGFSTERLNKLDAFLAAKYVDAGRIPCAQIQILRKGELVHEAVLGKADIERNKPATRDTLFRIYSMTKPITSLAFMMLVEEGLVALEDPVARFIPEWKTLAVYSAGTGPYMTTPVARPMQMIDLLRHTSGLTYGFQSRTNVDAAYRKLKVAEMTGPSDMDGFVNDLARLPLEFSPGEAWNYSVATDVLGVLVQRISGMPFEKFLQDRIFGPLGMSDTGFSVRPDQKDRFASCYMPTPSGGLDLQDDAETSAYHRTPVFHSGGGGLVSTADDYMKFCRMLANRGELNGHRLVAPRTLALMASNHLPDGQDLTRLSRSLFSEATNAGVGFGLGFAVTVDPVKAMLPSSPGEYYWGGAASTAFWIDPVEDIAVVFMTQLLGSSTYPIRRELRTLVYSALVEPNH from the coding sequence ATGTCCAAAGCTGAAACCCTCGGCTTCTCCACGGAACGCCTGAACAAGCTCGACGCCTTCCTCGCGGCCAAATACGTGGATGCCGGCAGGATTCCCTGCGCCCAGATCCAGATCCTGCGGAAAGGCGAGCTGGTTCACGAGGCCGTGCTGGGCAAGGCCGACATCGAACGGAACAAGCCCGCCACCCGCGACACCCTTTTCCGCATCTATTCCATGACCAAGCCGATCACGAGCCTGGCCTTCATGATGCTGGTGGAAGAGGGCCTGGTGGCCCTTGAGGATCCGGTGGCGCGGTTCATTCCCGAGTGGAAGACTCTGGCGGTCTACAGCGCCGGCACCGGTCCTTACATGACCACGCCCGTCGCCCGGCCCATGCAGATGATCGACCTTCTGCGCCACACGTCCGGCCTGACCTATGGCTTCCAGTCCCGGACAAATGTGGACGCCGCCTATCGCAAGCTGAAGGTGGCCGAGATGACCGGCCCTTCGGACATGGACGGCTTCGTCAATGATCTGGCCCGCCTGCCCCTGGAGTTCTCGCCGGGGGAGGCCTGGAACTATTCGGTAGCAACCGACGTGCTGGGCGTTCTGGTCCAGCGGATTTCCGGCATGCCCTTCGAAAAATTCCTGCAGGACCGGATCTTCGGGCCCCTGGGCATGTCCGATACCGGCTTCTCCGTGCGTCCGGATCAGAAGGACCGGTTTGCGTCCTGTTACATGCCGACCCCCAGCGGCGGCCTGGATCTGCAGGATGACGCCGAGACCAGCGCCTATCACAGGACCCCGGTCTTCCACTCCGGCGGCGGTGGTCTGGTCTCGACGGCCGACGACTACATGAAATTCTGCCGGATGCTGGCCAACCGCGGCGAACTCAACGGCCATCGCCTCGTGGCGCCCAGGACCCTGGCCCTGATGGCCTCCAACCACCTGCCGGACGGTCAGGATCTGACCAGGCTCTCCCGGTCCCTGTTCTCGGAAGCCACCAATGCCGGGGTCGGCTTTGGCCTTGGCTTTGCGGTCACCGTTGATCCGGTGAAGGCCATGCTGCCCTCCAGCCCGGGGGAGTATTACTGGGGAGGGGCCGCCTCCACGGCCTTCTGGATTGATCCGGTCGAAGACATTGCGGTGGTCTTCATGACCCAGCTGCTGGGGTCGAGCACCTATCCCATCCGTCGCGAGCTCCGGACCCTGGTCTATTCGGCGCTGGTCGAGCCGAACCACTAG
- a CDS encoding MATE family efflux transporter gives MPDLTSGPIGPTLLAFALPVLGTNVLQSLNGTANAVWVSHALGAAALTATTNANTIFFLMLGSVFGITMAANLLIGQAIGAGDRHLAKRVVGTAIIFFAVISMMVGFVGYTFTPAILTAMQTPPDAKADAIIYLRVIFMAIPFMYFFSFVQMGQRGAGDSKTPFYFSLFAVALEVCLNPMLIMGIGPFPKMGIAGSATATLVSQTLTLGLIIAWLYRTDSILVLKRSEWGLLKPDLAIMKSLVTKGLPMGLQMFVISGAAVIMTRFVNGYGSQTAAAYGAAIQLWTYVQMPAMALGMAVSSMAAQNVGAGKMDRVDKVAGIGVTYAALLSGVPILIIYAIEPVVLRMFLPAGSPSIPIAIHINSFVLWGFIPFGMSFILSGIVRATGSVFPPLISMVISLWIIRIPFAMSLQPVLGADAIWWSFPLGSISSLIMAAAWFKWGPWRKGRLLETIPRGDAPDTGHGAPGGVEETEMAEAAR, from the coding sequence ATGCCGGACCTGACCTCGGGGCCCATTGGCCCGACCTTGCTGGCCTTCGCCCTGCCGGTTCTGGGCACCAACGTCCTTCAATCCCTGAACGGCACGGCAAACGCGGTGTGGGTCAGTCACGCCCTTGGCGCGGCAGCCCTGACCGCGACCACAAACGCCAACACCATCTTCTTCCTGATGCTGGGATCCGTATTCGGCATCACCATGGCGGCAAATCTTCTGATCGGTCAGGCCATCGGGGCCGGTGACCGGCATCTGGCCAAGCGGGTGGTCGGCACCGCCATCATCTTCTTCGCCGTGATTTCGATGATGGTCGGCTTTGTCGGCTATACCTTCACGCCCGCCATACTCACCGCCATGCAGACCCCGCCGGACGCCAAGGCCGACGCGATCATCTATCTGCGCGTCATCTTCATGGCCATTCCGTTCATGTACTTCTTCTCCTTCGTACAGATGGGGCAGAGGGGCGCCGGGGATTCCAAGACACCCTTCTATTTCTCGCTGTTTGCTGTGGCCCTGGAGGTCTGCCTCAACCCCATGCTGATCATGGGCATCGGGCCCTTCCCGAAGATGGGTATCGCCGGGTCAGCCACCGCGACCCTCGTCAGCCAGACCCTGACCCTTGGTCTGATCATCGCCTGGCTCTACCGGACCGACTCCATCCTGGTTCTGAAGCGGTCCGAATGGGGTCTGCTGAAGCCCGACCTGGCGATCATGAAAAGCCTGGTGACCAAGGGCCTGCCCATGGGCCTGCAGATGTTCGTCATTTCCGGCGCCGCCGTGATCATGACCCGGTTCGTCAATGGCTACGGATCCCAGACCGCCGCAGCCTATGGCGCGGCCATACAACTGTGGACCTATGTGCAGATGCCGGCCATGGCCCTTGGTATGGCGGTCTCGTCCATGGCGGCCCAGAACGTCGGGGCAGGCAAGATGGATCGTGTGGACAAGGTGGCCGGGATCGGCGTGACCTATGCCGCCCTGCTGAGCGGCGTGCCCATCCTGATCATCTATGCGATCGAGCCGGTCGTCCTGCGCATGTTCCTGCCCGCGGGAAGCCCGTCAATTCCGATCGCCATCCACATCAATTCCTTCGTCCTGTGGGGCTTCATCCCCTTCGGCATGAGCTTCATTCTTTCAGGCATAGTCCGGGCGACCGGGTCGGTGTTCCCTCCCCTTATCTCCATGGTGATCTCGCTCTGGATCATCCGCATTCCCTTCGCCATGTCCCTGCAGCCCGTGCTGGGCGCCGACGCCATCTGGTGGAGCTTCCCCCTGGGGTCCATATCATCGCTGATCATGGCGGCGGCCTGGTTCAAGTGGGGACCCTGGCGCAAGGGCCGACTTCTGGAGACCATTCCCCGGGGCGATGCCCCCGACACGGGACATGGCGCCCCAGGTGGCGTCGAGGAAACCGAAATGGCCGAAGCGGCCCGCTGA
- the rfbB gene encoding dTDP-glucose 4,6-dehydratase, producing MKLIVTGGAGFIGSAVVRKAVADGHHVVNLDVLSYSANLENVADAAASDRYVFEQADICDQAAVTAIFERHQPDAIMHLAAESHNDRAIDGPLDFVRSNVMGTAVLLEVARAYWSALPADRKATFRFHHVSTDEVFGALGESGAFTEETPYDPNSPYSASKAGADHLVRAWNRTFGLPVVVTNCANNYGPYQFPEKLIPTVVLRAMEGKTIPVYGDGRQVRDWLHVDDHADALLTVLQKGRLGETYCIGGDSNLRNLEVIQILCAHLDRLAPANVPHAERITFVADRPGHDFRYSIDASKLRDELGWEPSTPLAEGLEDTVRWYVENRAWWQGIRERGFQSERLGLAGGESTPA from the coding sequence ATGAAACTCATTGTTACGGGCGGCGCCGGCTTCATCGGGTCCGCCGTGGTCCGCAAGGCTGTTGCTGATGGCCATCACGTGGTCAATCTGGACGTCCTGTCCTATTCGGCCAATCTCGAGAATGTCGCCGATGCCGCCGCCTCGGATCGCTATGTCTTCGAGCAGGCCGATATCTGTGACCAGGCCGCTGTCACGGCGATCTTCGAGCGCCATCAGCCCGACGCCATCATGCATCTGGCCGCCGAGAGCCATAATGACCGGGCCATTGACGGGCCTCTGGACTTTGTTCGGTCCAATGTCATGGGCACGGCCGTCCTGCTGGAAGTCGCCCGGGCCTACTGGAGCGCCCTGCCGGCAGATCGCAAGGCGACCTTCCGCTTCCATCATGTTTCGACGGATGAGGTCTTTGGCGCCCTGGGCGAAAGCGGAGCCTTTACCGAAGAGACGCCCTACGACCCCAACTCTCCCTATTCGGCATCAAAGGCCGGCGCCGACCATCTGGTCCGGGCCTGGAATCGGACCTTTGGCCTGCCGGTAGTGGTGACCAACTGCGCCAACAATTACGGCCCCTACCAGTTCCCCGAAAAGCTGATCCCCACCGTGGTGCTGCGCGCCATGGAGGGCAAGACCATCCCGGTCTACGGGGATGGTCGTCAGGTCCGCGACTGGCTGCATGTGGACGATCACGCCGACGCCCTGCTGACCGTCCTGCAGAAGGGTCGTCTGGGCGAGACCTACTGCATTGGCGGCGACTCGAACCTGCGCAATCTGGAGGTCATTCAGATCCTGTGCGCCCACCTGGACCGGCTGGCGCCGGCCAATGTGCCCCACGCCGAACGGATCACCTTTGTGGCTGACCGGCCGGGCCATGACTTCCGCTATTCCATCGACGCCTCGAAGCTGAGGGACGAACTGGGCTGGGAGCCCAGCACGCCTCTGGCCGAGGGTCTGGAAGACACCGTGCGCTGGTACGTCGAGAACCGCGCCTGGTGGCAGGGCATCCGTGAGCGCGGATTCCAGTCAGAACGTCTGGGCCTGGCGGGCGGCGAATCCACCCCCGCCTAG
- a CDS encoding amino acid permease produces the protein MSFLTRRKAIAPHVHEDGQHRLKATLSWPHLVALGVGAIIGTGIYTLTGVAAGLAGPAVILSFAVAGAVCACAALCYAEMASVMPQSGSAYAYSYATLGEAVAWIVGWSLILEYTLVCSAVSVGWAGYAGGLIEQAHWAIPKALLAGPDAGGIVNLPAVFISLVVTGMLLVGTKESATVNFVLVCVKLVALAGFVALTLPHFDASHFHPFAPFGFGAHEVEGQKFGMMGAAAIIFFAFYGFDAISTAAEEAKNPSRDLTIGIVGSMVLCTLIYMVVAACALGASPYNVFSKSPEPLAFVLRELGQPGPAAIIAGAAVVAMPTVIMVFMFGQSRVFFAMARDGLLPRWLAAVNPRGVPARVTLLTGVISAVIGGIMPLSEIAALANAGTLAAFIATIAAVLVLRRASPAVERTFSTPWVWVIGPAGIAGCLYLFSSLAAQTIIFFMVWNVIGVVVYLLYGRSRSRLADS, from the coding sequence ATGAGTTTCCTGACCCGCCGCAAGGCGATCGCGCCGCATGTCCATGAAGACGGACAGCACCGCCTGAAGGCCACCCTGAGCTGGCCTCACCTGGTGGCCCTGGGCGTCGGCGCGATCATTGGCACGGGGATCTACACCCTGACCGGAGTCGCCGCGGGTCTGGCCGGGCCGGCGGTGATCCTGTCCTTCGCCGTAGCCGGAGCGGTCTGCGCCTGTGCTGCCCTCTGTTATGCGGAAATGGCCAGCGTCATGCCGCAGTCGGGCAGCGCCTACGCCTATTCCTATGCGACCCTTGGAGAGGCAGTGGCCTGGATTGTCGGCTGGAGCCTGATCCTCGAATACACCCTGGTCTGCAGCGCCGTGTCGGTGGGCTGGGCGGGCTATGCCGGCGGCCTGATCGAACAGGCCCACTGGGCCATACCCAAGGCCCTGCTGGCGGGACCGGACGCAGGGGGGATCGTCAACCTGCCAGCCGTCTTCATCTCCCTGGTGGTCACCGGCATGCTCCTGGTGGGCACAAAGGAAAGCGCGACCGTCAATTTCGTCCTGGTCTGCGTCAAGCTGGTGGCCCTGGCTGGATTTGTCGCCCTTACCCTGCCCCACTTCGACGCCAGTCATTTCCACCCCTTCGCCCCCTTTGGCTTCGGCGCCCATGAAGTGGAGGGCCAGAAGTTCGGCATGATGGGCGCTGCAGCCATCATCTTCTTCGCCTTCTACGGCTTCGACGCCATCTCGACCGCTGCGGAGGAAGCCAAGAATCCCAGCCGAGACCTGACCATCGGCATTGTCGGCTCCATGGTCCTCTGCACCCTGATCTACATGGTGGTGGCCGCCTGCGCCCTTGGCGCCTCGCCCTATAATGTCTTCTCCAAGAGCCCGGAGCCCCTGGCCTTCGTCCTTCGGGAACTTGGCCAGCCGGGCCCCGCCGCCATCATCGCCGGCGCCGCCGTGGTGGCCATGCCGACCGTCATCATGGTCTTCATGTTCGGCCAGAGCCGGGTCTTCTTCGCCATGGCCCGGGACGGCCTCCTGCCGCGCTGGCTGGCGGCGGTGAACCCCCGCGGCGTACCGGCCCGGGTGACCCTGCTGACCGGGGTCATTTCGGCCGTCATCGGCGGGATCATGCCCCTGTCCGAGATCGCTGCCCTGGCCAATGCCGGAACCCTGGCCGCCTTCATCGCCACCATTGCGGCGGTTCTCGTCCTGCGCCGGGCCAGTCCGGCGGTGGAACGCACCTTTTCTACGCCCTGGGTCTGGGTGATCGGCCCGGCCGGGATCGCCGGCTGCCTTTATCTGTTCTCCAGCCTGGCCGCCCAGACCATCATCTTCTTCATGGTCTGGAACGTGATCGGCGTTGTGGTCTACCTGCTCTACGGGCGCTCCCGCAGCCGGCTGGCCGACAGCTAG
- a CDS encoding DUF885 domain-containing protein: MRPALLALICLFVAAPALADDRAISRIVAEYEAYSLRDDPYSAGQQGDQTALGRLPDVTPAADRARAVALGAFRAKLAAVPVAGLSDEARLNRDFLTWTLDRQLSSLSFDEARMPFNSDGGFHQTLNYVATTTPIRTTAQARAWISRLRALPKFYEDNIANARRGVATGFTQPESTNQQVLERARAQAAATVGTDPLMTPLAQLPAGVADPEGLRREAATVITDQVRPAQRAFVAFLEKEYLPASRRSLGIRSVPGGEAYYKWLVGDHTTTDFTPDQIHQIGLSEVARIRAEMDGVIAETGFKGDFRSFQAYLRSDPRFYATSREELLEKASRIAKRIDNELPAWFATLPRLTYGVRPVQADIEETYTTGRYFGGSPEQGVSGGYMVNTSKLDQRPLYELPALTLHEAVPGHHLQIALGQELQGVPNFRRNAGVTAFTEGWGLYSEKLGGEIGIYRDAYERFGRLSYEMWRACRLVADTGIHWKGWTLDQARACFADNTALSPLNIEVELARYVSWPGQALAYKIGEMKIVALREKARSALGDRFDIRRFHDAVLLAGPLPLSLLEQRVDRWIAAEKRR, from the coding sequence ATGCGTCCGGCCCTGCTCGCCCTGATCTGCCTGTTTGTCGCCGCTCCCGCCCTTGCAGACGACAGGGCCATCAGCCGGATCGTCGCGGAGTATGAGGCCTACAGTCTGAGGGATGATCCCTATTCCGCAGGCCAGCAGGGGGACCAGACCGCCCTCGGCCGGCTTCCCGATGTGACCCCTGCCGCAGATCGGGCCCGGGCTGTCGCCCTGGGCGCCTTCAGGGCGAAACTCGCCGCCGTTCCTGTTGCAGGCCTGTCAGATGAAGCGCGGCTGAACCGGGACTTCCTGACCTGGACACTGGATCGGCAGCTTTCCAGCCTGTCCTTTGACGAGGCCCGGATGCCGTTCAACTCCGACGGCGGCTTCCATCAGACCCTGAACTATGTGGCCACCACCACGCCGATCCGGACCACGGCGCAGGCCAGGGCGTGGATTTCACGGCTCCGGGCCCTGCCGAAATTCTATGAAGACAATATCGCCAATGCCCGGCGGGGCGTCGCCACGGGTTTCACCCAGCCGGAGTCCACCAATCAGCAGGTTCTGGAGCGCGCCCGGGCCCAGGCTGCGGCGACTGTCGGGACCGATCCCCTGATGACGCCCCTCGCCCAACTTCCTGCCGGCGTTGCTGATCCCGAGGGCCTTCGTCGTGAGGCCGCAACAGTGATCACCGATCAGGTCCGCCCCGCCCAGAGGGCCTTTGTCGCCTTCCTCGAAAAGGAATACCTGCCCGCCAGTCGCAGATCCCTGGGGATCCGTAGCGTTCCGGGCGGCGAGGCCTATTACAAGTGGCTGGTCGGGGACCACACCACGACCGACTTCACCCCCGACCAGATCCACCAGATCGGCCTGTCCGAGGTCGCCCGCATCCGCGCCGAGATGGACGGGGTCATTGCCGAAACCGGCTTCAAGGGGGATTTCCGCAGCTTCCAGGCCTATCTGCGCAGTGATCCGCGCTTCTATGCGACCTCCCGGGAAGAGCTGCTGGAGAAGGCCTCGCGGATCGCCAAGCGCATCGACAACGAGCTGCCAGCCTGGTTCGCGACCCTGCCGCGCCTGACCTATGGCGTGCGCCCGGTGCAGGCCGACATCGAGGAGACCTACACCACAGGCCGGTATTTCGGCGGCAGTCCCGAGCAGGGGGTGTCTGGCGGCTATATGGTCAATACGTCAAAGCTCGATCAGCGCCCGCTCTACGAACTTCCCGCCCTGACCCTTCACGAGGCGGTTCCGGGTCACCACCTGCAGATCGCCCTGGGTCAGGAGCTGCAGGGCGTTCCGAACTTCCGGCGCAATGCCGGTGTCACCGCCTTTACCGAAGGGTGGGGCCTCTACAGCGAGAAGCTGGGGGGCGAGATCGGCATCTACCGTGACGCCTATGAGCGCTTCGGGCGGCTCAGCTATGAAATGTGGCGGGCCTGCCGTCTGGTGGCGGACACAGGCATACACTGGAAGGGCTGGACCCTTGATCAGGCCAGGGCCTGCTTTGCCGACAACACGGCCCTCTCCCCCCTGAACATCGAGGTTGAACTGGCCCGCTATGTGTCCTGGCCCGGTCAGGCCCTGGCCTACAAGATCGGCGAGATGAAGATTGTCGCCCTTCGGGAAAAGGCCAGGTCCGCCCTGGGCGACCGCTTCGACATCCGCCGTTTCCACGATGCCGTACTGCTGGCCGGCCCCCTGCCGCTCTCCCTGCTGGAACAGAGGGTGGACCGCTGGATCGCGGCCGAAAAGCGGCGCTAG
- a CDS encoding TetR family transcriptional regulator: MDDARPHARETPKAVRTRARILDAAMSLFATVGYHRTDNTMIAEAAGLTRGAMLYHFPTRESLVEAVIGHIDAARARLFEAAAAHPPHVDAAEHAIDAYWNLLHETPFVAFSELEAAARTDPMLKTQLAEAQAAFDHAQVGERFNALAQAGADPRFQASRDLGRFLLEGLAKGAMTYDETARRDRLLQIVKRAVRALNRKGGVQDLWPEGL, translated from the coding sequence ATGGACGACGCCAGACCGCACGCCAGGGAGACGCCGAAAGCGGTGAGGACCCGCGCCCGGATTCTGGACGCGGCCATGAGTCTTTTTGCCACCGTCGGCTATCACCGCACAGACAACACCATGATCGCCGAGGCAGCGGGCCTGACCCGGGGCGCCATGCTCTATCACTTCCCGACCCGTGAATCCCTGGTGGAGGCGGTCATCGGCCATATCGACGCCGCCCGGGCCCGGCTGTTCGAAGCCGCCGCCGCCCATCCGCCCCATGTGGACGCCGCCGAGCACGCTATCGACGCCTATTGGAACCTGCTGCACGAAACACCTTTTGTGGCCTTTTCCGAGCTGGAAGCCGCAGCCCGCACCGACCCCATGCTCAAGACGCAACTCGCAGAGGCCCAGGCGGCCTTTGATCACGCCCAGGTCGGCGAAAGGTTCAACGCCCTGGCCCAGGCCGGCGCCGACCCCAGATTCCAGGCCAGCCGGGATCTCGGTCGGTTCCTGCTGGAGGGCCTGGCCAAGGGCGCCATGACCTATGACGAGACCGCCCGGCGGGACCGCCTGCTGCAGATCGTCAAGCGGGCTGTCCGCGCCCTGAACCGCAAGGGCGGCGTCCAGGATCTCTGGCCGGAAGGGCTCTAG